The following are encoded together in the Pseudidiomarina andamanensis genome:
- the rplJ gene encoding 50S ribosomal protein L10 — MALGLAAKQAIVKEVNDVASNALSVAVAEYRGMEVADMTQLRRQAREQGVYLKVIRNTLAKRAFIDTKFEDMDSALTGPLIYGFSIDAPGSAARLFKEFAKENKHLKVTALSIGSGLMGADKLDAVASLPTRDEALAKLLATFKAPVSKFVRTINEVPTKFVRVLSAIKDAK; from the coding sequence GTGGCACTAGGTTTAGCAGCAAAACAAGCAATCGTTAAAGAAGTTAACGATGTTGCTTCAAACGCTCTATCCGTCGCTGTTGCTGAGTATCGTGGTATGGAAGTTGCGGACATGACCCAACTTCGCCGTCAAGCTCGTGAGCAAGGCGTGTATCTGAAAGTTATTCGGAACACTCTAGCGAAGCGTGCATTCATTGACACGAAGTTTGAGGACATGGACTCAGCGTTAACAGGTCCTTTGATCTACGGTTTCTCTATCGACGCACCAGGTTCAGCTGCGCGTTTGTTCAAAGAGTTTGCCAAAGAGAACAAGCACCTGAAAGTTACTGCTCTATCAATTGGCTCAGGCCTGATGGGCGCAGATAAACTTGACGCTGTTGCTTCACTTCCGACTCGCGACGAAGCATTGGCGAAATTGCTCGCAACCTTCAAAGCGCCTGTTAGTAAGTTCGTTCGTACTATTAACGAAGTTCCTACTAAGTTTGTGCGTGTGTTGTCGGCAATTAAAGACGCTAAATAG
- the rplL gene encoding 50S ribosomal protein L7/L12 produces the protein MALTKEDILNAIAEMPVMELVELIEAAEEKFGVDASAAVAVAAGPAAAGAAAAEEKTEFDVVLKSAGANKVAAIKAVRGATGLGLKEAKDMVESAPVAVKEGISKEDAEALAKELTEAGAEVEVK, from the coding sequence ATGGCTCTTACTAAAGAAGATATTTTGAACGCGATCGCTGAAATGCCAGTTATGGAATTGGTTGAGTTGATCGAAGCTGCAGAAGAAAAATTCGGTGTTGACGCTTCAGCTGCTGTTGCTGTTGCAGCTGGTCCAGCTGCTGCCGGCGCTGCTGCTGCAGAAGAGAAAACTGAATTTGACGTAGTATTGAAATCTGCTGGCGCTAACAAAGTAGCAGCTATCAAAGCAGTTCGCGGCGCAACTGGTCTTGGCTTGAAAGAAGCGAAAGACATGGTTGAGTCTGCACCTGTTGCTGTTAAAGAAGGCATCAGCAAAGAAGACGCAGAAGCACTTGCTAAAGAATTGACTGAAGCTGGTGCGGAAGTTGAAGTTAAGTAA
- the rpoB gene encoding DNA-directed RNA polymerase subunit beta → MAYSYSEKKRIRKDFGKRPHVLEVPYLLSIQLDSFKKFIEPDPEGNNGLEAAFRSVFPITAYSGNSELQYVSYHLGEPVFDVQECQIRGITYAAPLRVKLRLVLFDKEAAAGTVKDIKEQEVYMGEIPLMTENGTFVINGTERVIVSQLHRSPGVFFDHDKGKTHSSGKVLYNARVIPYRGSWLDFEFDPKDNVFVRIDRRRKLPASIILRALEYSTEEILDMFFETTYYQFRNKKVFMQLVPERLRGETAKFDIKNDDGEIIVEKGRRITARHINQIASLNQPEMEVPLEYLVGKVLAKNYTDKKTGEVIAEANAELTLELLAKLREAGFKKFETLFVNDLDHGPYMSETLRIDSTNNRLEALVEIYRMMRPGEPPTKEAAETLFDNLFFSEDRYDLSSVGRMKFNRRLGREDLTGSGVLTKEDIVEVMKKLIEIRNGQDEVDDIDHLGNRRIRSVGEMAENQFRVGLVRVERAVKERLSLGDLDGTMPQDLINAKPISAAVKEFFGSSQLSQFMDQNNPLSEVTHKRRISALGPGGLTRERAGFEVRDVHPTHYGRVCPIETPEGPNIGLINSLSTFARTNEYGFLETPYRRIDNGVVTDEVDYLSAIEEGNFVIAQANVALNEKGELVEDLVPCRHKNEFTLMSKEQVQYMDVAPQQIVSIAASLIPFLEHDDANRALMGSNMQRQAVPTLRADKPLVGTGIERTVAVDSGVTVVAKRGGVVDKVDASRIVVKVNEEEMMPGEAGIDIYNLVKYTRSNQNTCINQTPTVNVGEPVMRGDVLADGPSTDMGELALGQNLRVAFMPWNGYNFEDSILISERVVQEDRLTTIHIQELSCVARDTKLGAEEVTADIPNVGESALNKLDQAGIVYVGAEVSGGDILVGKVTPKGETQLTPEEKLLRAIFGEKASDVKDSSLRVPNGVTGTVIDVQVFTRDGVEKDARAKSIEEMQLKQVKKDLTDEFKILEKGIFERARSLLLANGFDESKLAGLEQSKWLTQNLKKEAAQQQLEQIAQQYEEIRADFDNKFENKRRKIEQGDDLAPGVLKIVKVYLAVRRRIQPGDKLAGRHGNKGVISTIVPVEDMPHDEHGTPVDIVLNPLGVPSRMNIGQILETHLGMAARGIGTKIENMMKRQAKVAEMREFLDKVYSLGNTRQEVDINDFSDDEVLRLAENLKKGLPTATPVFDGAVESEIKELLKLADLPESGQITLWDGRTGERFERDVTVGYMYMLKLNHLVDDKMHARSTGSYSLVTQQPLGGKAQFGGQRFGEMEVWALEAYGAAYTLQEMLTVKSDDVNGRTKMYKNIVDNDLRMEAGMPESFNVLLKEIRSLGINIELDQD, encoded by the coding sequence ATGGCGTACTCCTACTCTGAGAAAAAACGTATTCGCAAGGATTTTGGTAAACGCCCTCATGTACTTGAGGTGCCATACCTGCTGTCAATCCAATTAGATTCATTTAAAAAATTCATCGAGCCGGATCCAGAAGGCAATAATGGCCTGGAAGCGGCATTTCGCTCAGTATTTCCAATTACCGCTTATTCAGGTAATTCGGAACTGCAGTACGTGAGCTATCACCTTGGTGAGCCTGTATTTGACGTTCAAGAATGTCAAATTCGTGGCATCACTTACGCAGCTCCTTTGCGGGTTAAACTGCGCCTGGTTCTTTTTGATAAAGAAGCAGCGGCAGGTACCGTTAAAGATATCAAAGAGCAAGAAGTTTACATGGGTGAAATCCCATTGATGACCGAGAACGGTACGTTTGTAATTAACGGCACCGAGCGGGTTATCGTATCTCAGTTGCACCGTTCACCAGGTGTATTCTTTGATCATGACAAAGGTAAGACGCACTCGTCAGGTAAAGTGTTGTATAACGCTCGCGTTATTCCTTACCGTGGTTCGTGGTTGGATTTCGAATTCGACCCGAAAGACAACGTATTCGTACGTATCGACCGTCGTCGTAAATTACCGGCGTCTATTATTCTTCGTGCACTTGAATATAGCACTGAAGAAATTCTCGATATGTTCTTCGAAACCACGTACTACCAGTTCCGCAACAAGAAAGTATTTATGCAACTGGTACCAGAGCGTTTACGTGGTGAAACTGCGAAATTCGACATCAAGAATGATGATGGCGAAATTATCGTAGAGAAAGGCCGTCGTATTACTGCACGCCATATCAACCAAATCGCAAGCTTGAACCAGCCAGAAATGGAAGTTCCACTTGAGTATTTGGTCGGTAAAGTTTTAGCGAAAAACTACACCGATAAGAAAACTGGTGAAGTGATTGCTGAAGCCAACGCTGAGTTAACGCTTGAGTTGCTCGCGAAATTGCGTGAAGCCGGCTTCAAGAAATTTGAAACCTTGTTCGTGAACGACCTAGACCACGGTCCGTACATGAGCGAAACCCTGCGCATTGATTCAACTAACAACCGTTTAGAAGCGTTGGTTGAAATCTACCGTATGATGCGTCCGGGCGAGCCGCCAACCAAAGAAGCGGCTGAGACTCTATTCGATAACTTGTTCTTCAGTGAAGATCGCTATGACTTATCGTCAGTAGGTCGTATGAAGTTCAACCGTCGCTTAGGTCGCGAAGATCTTACTGGCTCAGGTGTATTGACCAAAGAAGATATCGTTGAGGTGATGAAAAAGCTCATCGAAATTCGTAACGGTCAAGACGAAGTTGACGATATCGACCACTTAGGTAACCGTCGTATCCGTTCTGTGGGCGAGATGGCTGAGAACCAATTCCGTGTTGGTTTGGTTCGTGTTGAGCGCGCTGTTAAAGAACGCTTAAGCCTAGGCGACCTTGATGGCACCATGCCACAAGACTTAATCAACGCGAAGCCAATTAGTGCTGCGGTGAAAGAGTTCTTTGGTTCAAGCCAGTTGTCACAATTTATGGATCAGAACAACCCATTGTCAGAAGTCACGCACAAGCGTCGTATTTCTGCATTAGGTCCAGGTGGTTTGACGCGTGAGCGTGCAGGCTTCGAAGTACGTGACGTACACCCAACGCACTATGGTCGCGTATGTCCAATCGAAACCCCTGAAGGTCCAAACATCGGTCTAATCAACTCGTTGTCAACGTTCGCACGTACCAACGAATATGGTTTCTTAGAAACACCATATCGTCGTATTGATAACGGTGTCGTAACCGATGAAGTTGATTATTTGTCAGCGATTGAAGAAGGTAACTTCGTCATTGCGCAGGCAAACGTTGCCTTGAACGAAAAAGGTGAGTTGGTTGAAGACTTGGTTCCATGTCGTCACAAAAACGAATTCACTTTAATGTCAAAAGAGCAAGTTCAATACATGGACGTTGCTCCGCAGCAGATCGTTTCAATTGCAGCAAGCTTGATTCCGTTCCTTGAACACGATGACGCCAACCGTGCATTGATGGGTTCAAACATGCAACGTCAAGCTGTACCAACACTACGCGCTGATAAGCCGTTAGTTGGTACTGGTATTGAACGTACCGTTGCGGTTGACTCGGGTGTAACTGTTGTTGCGAAACGTGGTGGTGTCGTCGACAAAGTTGACGCTAGCCGCATTGTCGTGAAGGTAAACGAAGAAGAAATGATGCCAGGCGAAGCCGGTATCGATATTTATAACCTTGTTAAATACACCCGTTCTAACCAGAACACCTGTATTAACCAGACCCCAACTGTGAATGTTGGTGAGCCGGTAATGCGTGGCGATGTATTGGCTGACGGTCCGTCAACCGATATGGGTGAATTGGCATTGGGTCAAAACTTACGCGTGGCGTTCATGCCATGGAATGGTTACAACTTCGAGGATTCGATTCTGATTTCAGAACGCGTGGTTCAAGAAGATCGTTTAACCACTATCCACATTCAAGAATTGAGCTGTGTGGCGCGTGATACCAAACTAGGTGCTGAAGAAGTTACTGCCGATATTCCAAACGTAGGTGAGTCTGCGCTGAACAAGCTTGACCAAGCCGGTATCGTTTATGTTGGTGCAGAAGTTTCTGGTGGCGACATCCTCGTTGGTAAAGTAACGCCGAAAGGCGAGACTCAATTAACGCCAGAAGAAAAACTGCTGCGTGCAATCTTCGGTGAAAAAGCTTCAGACGTAAAAGATAGCTCACTGCGTGTACCTAATGGTGTCACCGGTACAGTTATCGACGTTCAAGTATTTACGCGTGATGGCGTAGAGAAAGATGCACGTGCGAAGTCTATCGAAGAAATGCAATTGAAGCAGGTTAAGAAAGACTTAACGGATGAGTTCAAGATTCTTGAAAAAGGTATCTTTGAACGTGCTCGCAGCTTGTTGTTAGCGAATGGTTTTGACGAATCTAAACTTGCAGGCCTTGAGCAAAGCAAGTGGTTAACGCAAAACTTGAAGAAAGAAGCTGCGCAACAACAGCTTGAGCAGATTGCACAACAGTACGAAGAAATTCGCGCCGACTTCGACAACAAGTTCGAAAACAAGCGTCGTAAGATCGAACAGGGTGATGATTTAGCGCCTGGCGTACTGAAGATTGTTAAAGTGTACCTTGCGGTTCGTCGCCGTATCCAGCCTGGTGATAAGCTAGCTGGTCGTCACGGTAACAAAGGTGTTATCTCAACGATTGTTCCAGTTGAAGATATGCCACACGACGAACATGGCACACCAGTGGATATCGTATTGAACCCATTGGGCGTACCATCGCGGATGAACATCGGTCAGATCCTTGAAACTCACTTGGGTATGGCTGCGCGTGGCATTGGTACCAAAATCGAAAACATGATGAAGCGCCAAGCGAAAGTTGCTGAAATGCGTGAATTCTTAGACAAGGTGTACAGCTTAGGTAATACCCGTCAAGAAGTTGATATCAACGACTTTAGCGATGACGAAGTGTTACGTTTAGCGGAAAACCTGAAAAAAGGTCTTCCAACAGCAACACCTGTTTTCGATGGTGCAGTCGAAAGCGAAATTAAAGAACTACTGAAACTGGCTGATTTACCAGAATCAGGTCAGATCACGTTGTGGGATGGTCGTACTGGTGAGCGTTTTGAGCGTGATGTAACGGTTGGTTACATGTACATGCTGAAACTAAACCACTTGGTTGACGACAAGATGCACGCGCGTTCTACCGGTTCATACAGCTTGGTTACTCAGCAGCCGCTGGGTGGTAAAGCACAGTTCGGTGGTCAGCGCTTCGGTGAGATGGAAGTGTGGGCACTGGAAGCATACGGTGCTGCTTATACGTTGCAGGAAATGTTGACGGTGAAATCGGACGACGTAAACGGTCGTACGAAGATGTACAAAAACATTGTCGACAACGATCTGCGCATGGAAGCAGGTATGCCGGAATCCTTCAATGTACTTCTGAAGGAAATCCGCTCGCTTGGTATCAACATCGAGTTGGACCAAGACTGA
- the rpoC gene encoding DNA-directed RNA polymerase subunit beta', producing the protein MKDLLKFLKPQNQTEEFDAIRIGLASPDMIRSWSFGEVKKPETINYRTFKPERDGLFCARIFGPVKDYECLCGKYKRLKHRGVICEKCGVEVTLTKVRRERMGHIELASPVAHIWFLKSLPSRIGLMLDMTLRDIERVLYFESYVVTEAGMTDLERGQILTEEEYLDALEAHGDEFEAKMGAEAVLSLLQHIDIEGDIKQLREELPETNSETKRKKISKRLKLLESFHNSGNKPEWMILKVLPVLPPDLRPLVPLDGGRFATSDLNDLYRRVINRNNRLKRLLDLAAPDIIVRNEKRMLQEAVDALLDNGRRGRAITGTNKRPLKSLADMIKGKQGRFRQNLLGKRVDYSGRSVITVGPKLRLHQCGLPKKMALELFKPFIYGKLEGRGLATTIKAAKKMVEREIPEVWDVLDEVIKEHPVMLNRAPTLHRLGIQAFEPVLIEGKAIQLHPLVCAAYNADFDGDQMAVHLPLTLEAQLEARALMMSTNNILSPASGDPIIVPSQDVVLGLYYMTREKINAKGEGMAFKNAKEAEKAYRNKDAELHARVKVRITETLTDEEGVTTTTTKLYDTTVGRAILSLILPTGMPFDMINQSMGKKQIGRLLNRSYRDLGLKPTVIFADQIMYTGFHYAMIAGASVGIDDMVIPDAKKDIIEAAEEEVAEIQEQFEQGLVTAGEKYNKVIDIWSTANEKVSKAMMENLSKETVINAKGEEEQQDSFNSVYMMADSGARGSPAQIRQLAGMRGLMAKPDGSIIETPIVANFREGLNVLQYFISTHGARKGLADTALKTANSGYLTRRLVDVAQDVVIVEDDCGTEDGLYVKPLIEGGDVVEPLRERVLGRVVCDDVLMPGGDEVLIPRNTLLDEKMCDVLEQNSVDQVKVRSVITCDTDFGVCANCYGRDLARGHLVNQGEAVGVIAAQSIGEPGTQLTMRTFHIGGAASRDSAANNIQVKNKGTLKLHNAKFVENSDSHLVITSRSTELTLIDEFGRERERYKVPYGAILKKNEGDTVEAGEIVANWDPHTHPIITEVAGRLKFVDLIDGVTMTRQTDELTGLSSIVVLETGQRTSAGKDMRPMVKLVDAKGKDVNIVGTDMPAQYFLPGNAIINLEDNAEVKVGDTVARIPQEGSKTRDITGGLPRVADLFEARRPKEPAILAEVSGTVSFGKETKGKRRLIITPTDGGEQYEEMIPKYRQLNIFEGEQVTKGEVIADGPEAPHDILRLRGVSALANYIVNEVQEVYRLQGVKINDKHIETIVRQMLRKAIILNPGETELLEGEMMELSEVLAANAKAEAEGKIPASYERQLLGITKASLSTESFISAASFQETTRVLTEAAVQGKQDPLRGLKENVIVGRLIPAGTGFAYHRERARKRAEALAGTEAPRLTAEEAEQQLADALNFGNEGADNGDSTE; encoded by the coding sequence GTGAAAGACTTATTAAAGTTTTTAAAACCGCAAAACCAGACTGAAGAGTTCGATGCGATTCGCATCGGACTTGCTTCTCCGGACATGATCCGTAGCTGGTCTTTCGGTGAAGTGAAAAAGCCAGAAACGATCAACTATCGTACGTTCAAGCCTGAGCGTGACGGGTTGTTCTGTGCGCGCATTTTCGGCCCGGTAAAAGACTACGAGTGCTTGTGTGGTAAATACAAGCGCTTGAAGCACCGTGGTGTAATTTGTGAGAAGTGTGGCGTAGAAGTTACTCTCACTAAAGTGCGTCGTGAGCGCATGGGTCACATCGAATTAGCGAGCCCAGTTGCACACATCTGGTTCTTGAAATCATTACCAAGCCGTATCGGTTTGATGCTAGATATGACCTTGCGTGATATCGAGCGCGTATTGTATTTCGAATCATACGTTGTTACTGAAGCAGGTATGACCGACCTCGAACGCGGTCAAATTCTGACTGAAGAAGAATACTTAGACGCATTAGAAGCCCATGGCGACGAATTTGAAGCCAAAATGGGTGCTGAAGCTGTGTTGTCATTGTTGCAACACATCGATATCGAAGGTGATATCAAGCAATTGCGTGAAGAGCTTCCGGAGACCAATTCAGAAACCAAGCGTAAGAAAATCAGCAAGCGTTTGAAGCTGCTTGAATCATTCCATAACTCAGGCAACAAGCCAGAGTGGATGATCTTGAAGGTGCTTCCAGTATTGCCACCTGATTTGCGTCCATTGGTTCCATTGGATGGCGGCCGTTTCGCGACCTCAGATTTGAACGATCTCTATCGTCGCGTTATTAACCGTAACAACCGTTTGAAGCGTCTTTTAGATTTGGCAGCTCCTGACATCATCGTACGTAACGAAAAGCGTATGTTGCAAGAAGCTGTGGATGCATTGTTAGACAACGGTCGTCGCGGTCGTGCTATCACTGGTACCAACAAACGTCCTTTGAAATCTTTGGCTGACATGATCAAAGGTAAGCAGGGTCGTTTCCGTCAAAACTTGTTGGGTAAGCGTGTTGACTACTCAGGCCGTTCAGTAATCACTGTTGGTCCTAAGTTGCGTTTACACCAGTGTGGTTTGCCAAAGAAAATGGCACTCGAGCTATTCAAACCATTCATCTACGGTAAGTTAGAAGGTCGTGGCTTAGCTACTACCATCAAAGCTGCGAAGAAGATGGTTGAGCGCGAGATTCCAGAAGTTTGGGACGTACTTGACGAAGTCATTAAAGAACACCCGGTTATGTTGAACCGTGCACCAACGTTGCACCGTTTGGGTATCCAGGCGTTTGAACCAGTATTGATCGAAGGTAAAGCGATTCAGTTGCACCCATTGGTGTGTGCGGCTTATAACGCCGACTTCGATGGTGACCAAATGGCGGTTCACTTACCATTAACGTTAGAAGCGCAGTTAGAAGCGCGCGCGTTGATGATGTCAACCAACAACATTTTGTCACCAGCAAGTGGTGATCCAATTATCGTTCCTTCACAGGACGTTGTATTGGGTCTGTACTACATGACGCGCGAAAAAATTAATGCGAAAGGCGAAGGCATGGCGTTTAAAAACGCTAAAGAAGCCGAGAAAGCATACCGTAACAAGGATGCTGAGCTGCACGCACGCGTTAAAGTACGTATCACTGAAACGTTAACCGACGAAGAAGGTGTTACAACCACCACGACAAAACTGTACGACACCACTGTAGGTCGTGCCATCTTGTCACTGATTCTTCCTACTGGCATGCCGTTTGACATGATCAACCAGTCAATGGGTAAGAAGCAGATCGGTCGTTTGTTAAACCGTTCTTATCGTGACTTAGGCTTGAAGCCAACGGTTATTTTTGCTGACCAAATCATGTATACCGGTTTCCACTACGCGATGATCGCGGGTGCGTCTGTTGGTATCGACGATATGGTTATTCCAGACGCTAAGAAAGATATTATCGAAGCGGCGGAAGAAGAAGTTGCTGAAATTCAGGAACAGTTTGAGCAAGGTTTGGTAACAGCCGGCGAGAAATACAACAAAGTTATCGACATTTGGTCAACTGCGAACGAGAAAGTCTCGAAAGCAATGATGGAAAACCTGTCGAAAGAAACTGTGATCAACGCCAAAGGTGAAGAAGAGCAGCAAGATTCTTTCAACTCGGTTTACATGATGGCTGACTCAGGCGCTCGTGGTAGCCCTGCACAGATTCGTCAGTTGGCTGGTATGCGTGGTTTGATGGCGAAGCCAGATGGCTCAATCATCGAAACCCCAATCGTTGCGAACTTCCGCGAAGGTTTGAACGTACTTCAGTACTTCATCTCAACCCACGGTGCGCGTAAAGGTTTGGCCGATACCGCATTGAAGACCGCGAACTCAGGTTACCTGACGCGTCGTTTGGTTGACGTTGCACAAGACGTTGTTATCGTTGAAGACGATTGTGGCACCGAAGATGGCTTGTACGTGAAGCCGTTGATTGAAGGTGGTGACGTTGTAGAACCATTGCGCGAGCGCGTATTGGGTCGCGTTGTTTGTGATGACGTTCTTATGCCTGGTGGCGACGAAGTACTGATTCCACGTAACACATTGCTTGATGAAAAAATGTGTGACGTGTTAGAGCAGAACTCTGTTGACCAAGTAAAAGTACGCTCTGTCATTACCTGTGACACCGACTTCGGTGTGTGTGCGAACTGTTACGGTCGTGACTTGGCTCGTGGTCATTTGGTGAACCAAGGTGAAGCGGTCGGTGTTATCGCAGCACAGTCAATCGGTGAGCCGGGTACACAGTTAACCATGCGTACGTTCCACATCGGTGGTGCGGCATCGCGTGACTCTGCAGCCAACAACATTCAAGTGAAGAACAAGGGTACCTTGAAACTTCACAATGCGAAATTCGTTGAAAACAGTGACAGCCATTTGGTTATCACTTCACGTTCAACTGAATTGACGTTGATTGATGAGTTCGGTCGCGAGCGCGAGCGTTATAAAGTGCCTTACGGTGCGATTCTGAAGAAAAACGAAGGCGACACCGTTGAAGCGGGCGAAATCGTTGCAAACTGGGATCCACATACGCACCCAATCATCACCGAGGTAGCAGGTCGTCTGAAATTCGTCGACTTGATCGATGGTGTCACCATGACCCGTCAAACCGATGAGCTGACTGGCCTATCAAGCATTGTTGTGCTTGAAACAGGTCAACGTACCAGCGCCGGTAAAGACATGCGTCCAATGGTGAAACTGGTTGATGCGAAAGGTAAAGACGTCAACATCGTCGGCACGGATATGCCAGCGCAGTACTTCTTGCCAGGTAACGCAATTATCAACCTTGAAGATAATGCTGAAGTGAAAGTGGGTGACACGGTTGCACGTATTCCACAAGAAGGTTCAAAAACACGCGATATTACCGGTGGTCTACCACGCGTTGCCGACTTGTTCGAAGCACGTCGTCCGAAAGAGCCTGCGATTTTGGCAGAAGTCTCTGGTACCGTTAGCTTTGGTAAAGAAACCAAAGGTAAACGCCGCTTGATCATCACCCCTACGGATGGTGGCGAGCAGTACGAAGAGATGATTCCAAAATATCGTCAGTTGAATATCTTCGAAGGTGAGCAAGTGACCAAAGGTGAAGTTATTGCCGACGGTCCAGAAGCTCCGCACGATATCTTGCGTTTGCGTGGCGTTAGCGCGCTTGCAAACTACATCGTGAACGAAGTGCAAGAAGTTTACCGTTTACAAGGTGTTAAGATTAACGATAAGCACATCGAGACCATCGTGCGTCAGATGCTGCGTAAGGCAATCATCTTGAATCCAGGCGAAACGGAACTGCTTGAAGGCGAAATGATGGAGCTGTCTGAAGTACTTGCTGCGAACGCGAAAGCGGAAGCGGAAGGTAAGATCCCAGCTTCT